ACCCTTGGTTTGCCCTGATGCCTCCTGAGGGTGTTCCTGGGGTGTGGATTTGGCACCTTGGTCCTCCTAAGCCTTTGCCTGGGACAGAACAGATTTCTGCAGATGTTTCCCTACTATTCATCTGCCTTTGAGTGCCCAGAGCCAGTCCCAATACCCAGCCAAGCAGCTGCCAGTCTTACAGACCTGCACTTACACCTTGCTAGTTGGGCTCTATCTCTTGggtttattaattaattaaattcatCTACTCTGTTCTCCATTAATTGATCCCTGGCTGGGCAAAAACCTATTGATTTTCTTACGTATTGGTGTGCAACTGGCTTCCTTCCAGCCCTGTGTAATTGTCCCTGGGCTCAGAGCTCTTAGGACTGGACTCAATGAaccctgtgggtcccttccagctcaggacattctgtgattcaaggCAGCGCAGAGTTCAGTCACTGTTTGCACGTTGGTGTGGCTGTTTTATCTGGGGCCTTTGATAAGTGCTTTGGAAACAATGAAAGCATTGGTTTGTTCCTTTCTGTCCAATGGAAATTTTGCTGGATGTGTCTGGGGTAGAAGAGAGAAGGGTTTCACCTGCTCTCAATACAGCCACGTTGGCAGAACTTGCACCCTGTACAACACCAAAACTTGTGCATCACTGATAATCTCACACCCTGTCAGGGAACTGGGTGGTTCCAGGCTGTGTCTCCCTCCCTGCACCTGTATCTCTGATTCCTGACTTTCACCATCTGTGTCTGTTCTGCCGTGCCCCTTGCTTCCCTGGTCCGTACTAATCGTGGTGGCTTGCTTGAAAGAGAAGAACCCTCTGTGGGGGTGCCTtagcccagagcacagcagctggtgtgtccctgcccagggcagccctggcaggcagcatggccaggctggggcagcccctgcagcccctttgTCCCCAGCACCGATCGGCAAAGGCAGGATCCCGCTCCCAGCGCCGCTCCTGGGTAAGTGCTCATGCTGGAATTAAACCTGTGCCCTCAAAAGCTGCTTTGTTGGGGTCCAAGCTGCACATCCTGAagctcttctgcttttcttctgacTTAGGACAGGCATGGTGCTGCCAGAGGTTTCCATATGGATTTCAGTGGGCTCACAGCTTGCAGCAGAGAAACACCTGGCCCCACTGGTAAGTGCTGCATGGCAATCCTTGGGGTTGTGGAGTGTTGTCAGCCTAAACAGTGCTAGCTGCTGTCTCTTGGGATCCCATCAGTGGCCTCCCTCTACCTCTGAGCTGCTTGCTCAGTGTCAGAGGtcctgagcagtgccaggacagacaggaacCCAGGAACCCATacccctgtgccatggggacCACCAGAAGCCTCCCCTTGGCTTCTTGGCATGAGCTCTTTCTCCATCAGCGCATTCACAAAAGCTGAGCAAACCATGGACCACAAGGatgcactggggctgctgctcagaaTGAGAGAGCTCACAGACCTGGGGAGCtggtcctgctgctctttggctGGAGTTGCAGCCCTGGTTGTGTCTGCCAAACTGGAGGGTCCCAAAACAAGGCAAgtggtgctgctcagcaggaTGAGGTTTTGTAGCAGGAGAAGGACTGCAGCATAAGAAGCTGTGGTttctggcactgcccagagtcCCTTTCCATTGCTCCTGGATGGCTGGTTCTGCATGAGGAGTCAGAGGTGAACTGACAAggctcagcactgcagggattcCTTTCCACACTGATATATTTTAACCCAGGTAAGCAGTTGCACTGTAAGTATTTGATGCTGTTTGTTTGCCCAGTGCTGGACTCTGTTAGGCTGCACTTTTGGCTTTCATAATCATAATAAATCTGACTTAAAGCAAACCAATTCAGTCTCCTCTCATTTTTTTAACAAGAGAAGGATTGTCACGTAGTAAACAGGCACTTCTTTTCATCCTGAAAAGTGTCAGTTGTGAAATAACAGGTGCTTTATAGAGTTAATAGGTATGTAGGGGATTTTGATTGCTATCCTGAGGTTTGCCACTGCAAACCTCAGATGAAAGAGCTCCAAGGGACCATCCTCTGGTGATGCTGCAGCTTTGAGTTGCTGCAGATCTGAAGTCAGGTGGTCAGAAAGTGCTGCTGGATGGCAAGTTACCTTCTGGTGAGCAGCTCTCTTGGCTCCAGACCTGTGATAGCCATGTTTCtcaaaataccatttttttctgtataaagATACTGAATAGCCCTACATATGCaatgcccatccctgctgtgatTTGTGGCCAGCACACATGGTTCCTCCTGTGAGGGTGGACTGGCATGGAGCCATCCTCACTgtggagaagttcatggaaaTGGAGCCAAAACCTTGGATCCCTCAGGAGATGTTTCTTGGGGAGTGCAGAGCCATTACAAAGCTGGTGCTGTTGGGTGTTCAGAGTGGGGTTGTTTTGATGGCCAAAGTTACTGCCCCATCTCATTGCCAGTGGGAATGCAGAAGGGGGAGCAGGCAGCTCTCCAGAGGATGAGGTCTCCATCCTGTGCGGCCCCAGAAGGCTGGGGAGCCCATGGGAACAAGCTGGGGAGGTGATGCTGGAGCCAGaggggcactgcaggagcctgcccaggagctgcctgctccCCCCACAGTGCCTGCTCAGCTTTGTTGGCTGTAAAGAAATTAAAGGAGCTACTTCATCCCTGCATGAGATCATCTCTCCCCTCTCATTATCCCCCCACCCCCAGTGGCTCTTGCTGTCTGTCATTCCTTTGGggacctgcagcacagcccagtgatGGTGCAGCAGTGCCAAACAGCACCATCCGTGGTGTCAGTGGACTTTTGTGACCATCTGCCACATCTCAGCCTCTGCTGAGAGCCAAGCCCCGCTCATGGCcgtgtcctcctcctcctcccgcagGTGGTGGTGCAGCTGACCGATGACCTCCTGTCGCAGGCGGTGATGATGGTGGAGGACAGCCGGCCCACGCTGGCCATCAACCTGGCCGGAGCCCGGCAGCACTGGCTGGAGGGGATGCTGCGCCACGAGATCGGtcagctgggctgctgtgggtgggggcagagctggggacgCTCGGGGCAttcactgctgtcccctctccccaggCACCCACTACATCCGGGGGGTCAACAACACGCGGCAGCCGTGGCACAGCTCCGAGGGCCGCAAGCAGTACAGCCTGAAGCCCGCCAACCCCACCGAGGAGGGCCTGGCCAGCCTGCACAGTGTCCTGTTCCGCAAGCAGCCCTTCCTGTGGCGGGCTGCCCTGCTCTACTACACCATCGAGAGGGCCAGCCACCTCTCCTTCTCTGCCCTCTTCCAGGACCTGGAGCAGTACGTGCAGGATGCTGGGGTCCGGTGGGAGTACTGCGTGCGGGCAAAGCGGGGCCAGACGGACACCTCACAGCCAGGTACCACTGCGGGGGTCAGCTGAGCTTTGGGAAGAATTCTATTGACTTATCATATatatttctttaagaaaaaacagAGTGTGGTatgttctgctgctgtgtaGGTTGAGCATCACCAGTCCTGCAGAGTGTaagctggcacaggcagccagAACAGGCACAAACTCATGGCtagaacacagaaaataaatttatttgcaTTACCTCGCTGACTGGGGGATCCCCAGAGCAACACCCAACACCTGGGCAGAGGAACACAAGATCAAAGGGTCACCAGCCTGCTGTTCACAAGCTTATCAAGAGTTACACCCAGGTGCAAGGTCACTTGAGCAATTTACAATCCTCCAGATTAGAGTTTTGCttttaaccctttcctcccaacacagccacagcacccaGTCCCTGTATCCCTCCCCATCCCAAGCACCACTCTCCCTATCCAATAGGAGTGACTTGCACAAGCTCTTGGGGAAGCAGCAGGCAAAGGAGGGGAAACATTTGGATACATTTGGATGCTTGCAGTGGTTTATCCTTTGAAAAAATTACTTGATTACTTGGGAGGTATCCCAGTGGGGTCTGTGGCTCTGGCTGCCTCCCCAGTGCGCACCCCTTGGGACCTGGCAGTCCTGAGCGCTGGCACACTCGTGGGCAGTGCCCTCATTCTGGTTATTGTGCTCAGCAAACCTTCAGGCAAGGGGAGGGTGGTGGAAGCCAGGAGCCCTCTCCCAGGCcttttctgctgctccaggctgtttCAGTAAGGACCAGGTGTACCTGGACGGGATTCTCCGCATCCTGCGCCATCGGCAAACCATCGACTTCCCACTGCTGGCTGCCCTTGGAAAGGTAAGAGCCAGGCTGAGACTGGGGCAGGGGGTGGCTGATCCCACAATCCACAATCCATCCCACCCCAAAGCTCACACAGGCTCCCTCAATCTCCTGGCTTCCCAAAAAACAGCCCTTGCCTGGCAGCCCTTCAGCTCTTTGTCATTCCCTGCGCTCATGGATCTCTGTGTACCAGGGAAAGGCGGTGCTGGGTAGGATGCAAGGAAGGACAGGACAATCCATAATCCTCTGTGGGAGACTTTCGGGAAGAGGCTTAACCCAGCAGGTTAAGCCTTTCTGGCCCTTGGCCACAGCAGTCCTGCTGTCACCTGTCCTTGCAGTGACCGAAAATTACCAAACCCACAAATCCTTGCAAATCCCACacccccagcagctctcctgctgcctccccatGAGCAGCAGGGGTGTTCTGACTCACCCAGTGGGGCTGCAAGGGCACCAGATGCCCCCCATGGCACCTGccagggtttggggtgagggGACTGACCCCCATGTCCTTCCTGCCAGGTGTCCTACGAAGATGTGAATCGGCTGAAGGAATTCGGGGTGCTGGAGAAGGCTCGCATCCCCCACTTCATGCAGGACCTGGAGCGCTACATGAAGCAGCTGGATCACATTGTCACCACCAACGGCCTGAATGaggaagagctggagcagctgttgCCTGACTGAGGGGCACCCCCTGAGGCAGCACCCCAGGGGTGTAACTGGTGCTGTTTACTGGGCTTTACTGGGGCTGGAGCGGAGGGCAGAGCCCGAGGCGGGCGCTGTGCATGTAGCGCTGTGTAGGGTAGCGCGGCCAAGGGCCCGTGTGGTTGTGTTGATGTGTCCCCTGCATCCTCCCTGTGTATTTTGGGgatgcctgtgctgctccacgTGGCTTTGGGGAGTCAGACAAGAGGGTTCAGGGAGAGTGAGGGCAGAGTTGGGGCGATGTGCTGGTCCCCGAGTGCagaaggctgtgctgggggattGCTGGAGGGTGCCAGGAGGGCTCCCAGCACTGTGGGGGCACCTACCTGGGGCCAgagacagggctgggggctctgggctgtgcagggaagaAGGGCTGCACTGCACCCACAGATCGCCCCATGGATGCCTTTTCCACTCCCTACCCCTCCCTCATGtcctccaccagcagcaggaaggaccTGAATCCCCCATTACCAatctctgcccagctctgcaccccAACTACAGCCACCCTGCCTGGCTTTGAGGACTCAGGGTAGGGACTGGGCTCAATGTTAGGAAAAAAGCGTGTAATAAAGGTGATGTAATGGAAAGGACGTGTGGGCAAAAGGTTGTGGATAGCATCAAAACCCAGGCTGGCACCACTGTGAACACCCACCGTGCCTCTTGCTGGCACAGGCAAAGCTGCATGGTCTGAGCTGGTGTGTCAGGGGATGGAAGGGGTCATGGACTGTGACAAACAACATACTGGACAGGGACATCAGTACATCAAAACAGGCAAAAGTAAAAACTGCCCTGTTCCTGGTCTTAAACACATGAGCTCTGGAGCAGTCATGGCACCCCTGGGAGTACCCTcttaagagaaaacaaaacaaaacccaaaccaaacaaaccccacagctTCTTGTCTTACATCCCACTGAGTTCCTGCAAAGGTAGCACAGGCCAATCTGTGGCTCCAGAGAGCTCAGGCTCGATCCCAGAAACTCCAAGTTTGGCTGCAAGCCCTGttctcagcatccccagctgcccctcactcctggtcctgcagggcagctgcagatTCTTCACAGGGTGCAGAGGCTGtagcaggcagggcagcacaaagcttgGGAAAGGAGAGCACCTGTCTCTGGGGATTCTGCTCCCCTCTAGTCCAGCTCTCCAAGAACTTGCTGGCACTTTTCACAAACCCACTGCCAGCACGATCAGTTAAGACTCTGCTCTTTAATGTACTATTTCCTCCAGCATTGCACTCCCCAACGCTGAATGCGATACAGCGCTGCTTTAAAAAGATATTTACACACATCCCAGCATCACCCCCTTGTCAGCCCGAGGAGTGAGGCCTCAGCCCACGCCAAGACCCAACCGGGGGAAGTCTCTTGCGGCCTTTCTGTCGGAATGGCAGCAGTGACAAAGGGCAACAGAGCTACTGCGGTGGTTCTGGATTGGTTTTGGTCGCATCCCTGATGAAATAACAGCATGGAGATGGGAGAGGGCGTTGATctctgcccaggcagggctaGAAGCGCTTCATCTGCCGGCGCTCCTGCCGCCGCTGCTTCTTCTCGTTGGGCTCCTGAGCCGCGGGCGCCGCCTCGGCGGTGAACCAGGGCCCCAGGATGTTCACCCACAGGAGGTACAGAGCGCGCCCCGGAGCCTGCAAAACACGCGGCACAAACTCAGGCACAAAGTCCTGTCCCTCCTCGGGGACAGGCAGGCTGCTCCTTCTGAGGGACACAAAGCAGCTGGATCAGAGCATCTCAGGGTGCACGGAAATCAAAGGCAGTGGCAGGTACCCAAAATAAACGGCCTGGTTTCATTCCATGGTTGAGGAATGTATACAGAGCTCAGGCTTCATGCATGGAAATCCCAGCATCAGGTCTGAATTACCCAGAGGGATCCAGCTGTCCAGACATTCCGCCTCTCCTTCCTTCGGAAAACACACCCATATTTCTTTGAATTTATGAAAAAAGCGACCCAGATGGTCTCCAGGGGACAGCCGAGTCGAGGCTGCCCTCTGCCAGGCCAGCTAGGGAGGAACTTGTGGGTGAGGACTGAAATGAGATCAAGGACTGAACTGGGATAACTTTCCATGCTCCCACAATTGCCTTCTGTACTTCTGTGGGATATCCTCAAAGCAAATGTGGAATTTTTAAACtaaatggagatttttttttctccttctacACACAGTTTTAGCTGGAGACACATGACAAACgtttcagaagcagaaaaggtTTGGTGTGTTAAGGGGAATGAAAGCCTGTAGCATTTTATCTACCCAAAGGCACAGTGTGCAGCAGATCCCAGCCTTGGTGCACGCTGAATGGCTCAAAGAGCCAAACATGATGAAACACTGTTTGTTACAGACACAGAAAGACTCTGTGCACCAAGACAGCTTTGATCTGCCTCATGTTGCTTGTTGCCCATTTATGGGACCAGAGGGAAAGACAAAGGCCAGCCTAGTTTTTGCGTGGTTGACCTAGAGGGATCAGGACTTCTTTGCCTTGTTCAGCCGAAATTTTAAACAAGATGTGACAAGGAGATTAAAAAACATATCAGGAAATAGTTCAGGCCTGAAACATGACACTGAAATGAAATGGATAAATCATGTCCTCCATCCTGAAGACAGGGAAAGAAAGCAACACTGCAGAGCAAGATGGaaaacagcagggctggggcttaCCAAGAGCCAGAAGTACCAGACGTAGAGCGAGAAGCAGCTCAGCACTTGGACTATAGCTGTCAGCAGGATCACATCCTTGAGGTGCCTGAGGGAACAAAAGCAAAGCATTAATCTTTCATTCCAAGCCCTggcaaacacagcagctctgccagcacagtctgctctgccccaggggaGTGACCCTGCCCAagccaggctggccctgctTTGCCACACACGGTTATCTAGAAGAATcaaagcagcaaacaaacaacaacagcaaaatagTCTGATGAATTAAAGAGATCATCTccctctgaaaaaaaacaacattgaGAAAGCTGAGGAATTGCTGGGGGTTGGAAATCAGCAACAAAACCaccccccacagctgcagccagcactgctgattTGACACCTATAATGACATAAAGTGTAAGTCCTCAGGACTGGCTGTGCCGAAGGGAGCCATGAATCTTCCCCTTGCCATTTCACAGGCTGACAGACACTTGGGGTCACTAAAGGACAAGCACACCACAAGCTGAGCTACAGCAACAGACGGCTCCTCCTCCCGTCCTGCTTATCTGACTCCAGCCCTTCCATACCAGCctgaggcagagctgagagcagccaaGGAGAGGAATCAGCTGCCCACACTTCAACCACCACCCTCGGGGCATCTGACAcccaggaggagaggtaaacAGGTATTAGTTTTTCAACACAAGCCTCAGGGAGTGCCATGAAGGTTTAGAAAACAGGCCAACTCTCACTCTGGTTAAATCATCATCTGCTGGAGTAAAAAACCCTTCAGTCACATTCAAGAATGGAGACAAGAAAACAAAGGCTATGGCATAAACAACATCGACTCAAGACACTGCAGAAACCACCACCAACAGCTCTAGCACGAGACACTGAGGGTTCAGTGACATCTGGCATTACCAGAGGCCACAGAAGGGTGAAGGCAGAGCTCCCACCAAGGCAAACTCTCCCAGAGATCATGAATATTGGCTTTTCCCAACCCCAGAGCAACACAAAGCATCCATTTCAGCAATAGACAACACAAGAGAAATGCCATGAAATGCA
This portion of the Ammospiza nelsoni isolate bAmmNel1 chromosome 13, bAmmNel1.pri, whole genome shotgun sequence genome encodes:
- the MATCAP1 gene encoding microtubule-associated tyrosine carboxypeptidase 1; its protein translation is MGSGAMGSGAAGSGAAGSGPGHGAPLCPSPPPPAPRCPRGSRRLSETGAGPRRSEGAAGRGGLRAAASLPHIARGRGEEGGGRRSPCLLVALRPRNVEAERERFFRASFAYDPQFEYAEPVPAAVLDKYGAASDRFVAQAIRIIRAVLEKYGTYESFEVATGGRLLSKCQIWSVIRKYMQKEGCVGEVVVQLTDDLLSQAVMMVEDSRPTLAINLAGARQHWLEGMLRHEIGTHYIRGVNNTRQPWHSSEGRKQYSLKPANPTEEGLASLHSVLFRKQPFLWRAALLYYTIERASHLSFSALFQDLEQYVQDAGVRWEYCVRAKRGQTDTSQPGCFSKDQVYLDGILRILRHRQTIDFPLLAALGKVSYEDVNRLKEFGVLEKARIPHFMQDLERYMKQLDHIVTTNGLNEEELEQLLPD